The sequence tttttttttttcatgaacacCGTGCTTTCTTAGTTACTTAAGTTGTATAAGCCTTAAAGTTCAGTATATGGgttctttaaatttattcttgATCAATATTGTGTTGGATATTCTAGGGCCTTTGTCTTTCTGTATAATTTTAGAGTAAGTTTGTTAATACTTATAAAATGGGTTATTGAGATGTTGATTGAGAATGCAATGACTCTGTAGATCAAACTGAGATGCACTTACATCACAATAACATTGAGCTATTCTGTTCATGAACACTGaacatttctccatttatttacatcttctttAACTTGTTTAATCAGTTTATAGATTTGTTAGATTTATAAAGTTTTTCTGTGTATGCAGTGGTGGTGGTATTTCCAATTTCACTTGTCCATTCCTGGTATATAGGAAATCAATTGATTTCTATACATTACCCTTTTCCTGCAACCTTACTATATTCACTAATTAGAGCCAGGagtgttgttgttgctgttgtttttgtcaaTTCTTGGGGGAATTTCTATGTAGACAATCACATTATTTCTAAGcaagaacagttttatttgtACATTCCTAatcttcatataatttttatcatttccttAAGTATTGCACTGTTAGGAACTGCAGTATgatattgaataggagtgctgagaAAGAACATCCTTGACTCATTCCTCATTTTCGGAGAGAAGTGTCCAGCTTCTAAGCATAAAGCAGtagtgggttttgttgttgttgttgttgtttgtttgttttgtagacatTGTTTTTCAAGTTGAATAATCTTGCCTCTGTTATTAGTTTGCCAAAAagtttttatcatgatttttCTAGAATTGTCAATAAGATCAAGTTGATTTAGCTGTCCAGGTAAACTACATCCTTACTAACTTTCTGCTTGATTTATCTAccaattactaaaaataaaaatgctgttgaatttttaaattataatagtgGATATGACTCTTACTCCTTACTTCTAACAGTTTTTGCCTTTTATCTTTTGACTCTTACATACACTCGACTCTGCTGTTAGGTGCATACATGTTTAGAATTATTATGTCTTTTGGAGGACTTGACCAAATTTCCCAAATTTAAGTAATCCTCATCCTTAACTGTGATAATATTTCTTATTGTGCTTTTAAATCTGCCttgtataaaattaatataactaCTCTTTCTTTGATTAGTGTTAGTCTCCATATTGTTCTCCATCCTTTTACTATAAGCCTGAGTCTTGATGTTTTCAGTTAGTTTCttatagacaacatatagttggatcttgttttgAAATCTACACCAAGAAGTTAATTAATTGGTGTAATTATATTGTTCATATTAAAGCTGATTAGCGACATAGTTAAATTCATTTATAGTGTCGGTAagagttttttatttgttgatgttTTCTTGGCCCTCTCCTTTTTTATTGCCTTCTTGgtttttattgagaattttatattattccatttttttctgctctgttaaTATATGGATTATACTTCTTTAGAAAATAGTAGTTTTTCTAGAATTTGCAAATTAAACTTTCTCTAGTCTAAATCTATATTCAGATAACATCATACCACATCACatatagtgtttttttgttttgttttgtttttgagatggagtctcactttgtcacccagactggagtgcaatggcgcaatcttggcttactgcaaactccacctcccaggttcaagcgattctcttgcctcagcctcctaagtagctgggattacaggtgtgtgccaccaaatccggctaattttttatttttagtagagatagggttataccacgttggtcaggctggtctcgaacttctgacctcaggtgatctgtctgcctcggcatcccaaagtgctgggattataggcataagccactgggcCAGGCCTGTAGagtattttttttagcagagtATTTCAAATTCTTTCCACCTATACATCATGCCATTGCTGTTATTTCCcctatctatttatatattatacttaatatgttattactattattaatttaaataaatagctattgttttggccaattaataataaaaatgcaagattttattttaccttcataaaACTTTTTCCCAATATCCAAACTTTTGTTAATGTAAATCCAAGTTTATGACcaatatgctttttctttttcctgaagaaCTTCTTGTAAtatacctggaaaatcaggtttACTGATGAaaaattccctcagtttttggcTGAAGAaattttgatttcctctcttaGCTTTTAAAGGATGATGTCACTCAgtgtagaattctaggttgatgctcttttttttctttcaatattttaaatatatcaccacattctttttatttgcatGTCTCCTGATGATAGGTATaactattatttcatttataagcaAATTCCCCTAGTTCCTCAAATCTGACTTCTTTCAAGACTTTGTCTTTTGTTATCtacagtttgaatatgatatgcctaTGTATAGGTGATAATGATTGGTGTTTATCTTGCTTGATTAGAAAAAGATTTCTGAACTTCTGGTTTGCTGTTTctcattaatttagaaaaattcacAGTCCTTATTTCTTCAAGTTTcccttctgcttctttctttcttctcctctgatATTTCAATTATAACTATGTTACACTTTATGAAATTGTGACATAgttcttgaatattttatttggtttgtttgctgttgtttttctctcattttctttatttcagttaGGTAAATTCCTACTGACACATTTTCAAACTTGCTGTTTTTCTCAAACACACCCAGTATAGTGATAAGTCCAATAAAGGCATTCTTTATTGCATTATAGTGTTTTAGGTTTCTAGCATTTCTATTGGATTCTTTCTTagagtttctttctttattctcacATTACTGTCCTAGTTCactttatgctgctataacagaataattaagactgagtaatttataagttatagaaatttattctcttacagttctggaggctgggaagtccaagttcaaggcactggcatctgcttccaAGATAGCACCTTAAGTGTTCATTCCTCCAGAGGGAAGGAGCACTGTCCCTCATGtagcagaaaaacagaaaagagagaaaccaTTTCACAAGCCACTGTTATAGTgccattaatctattcatgagggagaACCCTCATGTCCTAAATGCTTCTACTTCCCAGAGAGTCATAGCTCTCAATACTGTTGCTCTGGGGATTTAATTTTCAGTGCATGAGTTTTGGGAGACACGTTCAAACCATATTCTGTCCATTCCCTTCTCCTCCAATCAAATTCATGTCTTTCTCATAAACAAATATACCCATTCCATCCTAATAGctctcaaagtcttaactcattctaatattaaacaaaaaGTCCATTTCCAAAGTCTCTTCTAAATCAGACATGGGTGAGACTCAAGGAACAAtttattctgagatttttttctccagCTGTGAACCTGGGAAATCATATTACATACTTCCAAAATTCAATGGTGGTACAGGGATAACATGGCATTCCTGttctaaaagggagaaataggaaagaaagaagaggtaaCTGTTCCCAAATAAGTCTAAAACCTAATAGTGCAAACAACATTAAATCTTATTCCTGGATAGTAATATTCTTTGACCCTGTGTCCCAATTATTGAGCACACTGGAGTAGGTGCTGGTTCCACAAGGCAGTGGGCAGCTCTGATTACATGGCTTAGTTAGGCAGAGCTCATACAGCTCTCATAGGCTGCAGATGAGTCCCTGCAGCTTTCCCAGGCTGGTACTATGTGCTGGTAGCTCTGGGGTTTTGGGAACAGCCACATTTCCATGGCTTCTGTAGGCATTGTCTTAGTGAGGACTTTCTTCGGTGACTCCAACCCCAAAGTTCGACTGGGCATTACCCTACTGGGGTCTCTCTGAACCATTCTTTAGAATCTGGGTGGAGGTAGCCATTTCACACAGCTCTTGCACCCAATGTGGAGTTAGCACCATGTGGACACTGCCAAGACTCACTGCTTGTGTCCGCCAAAGTTGTAGCCCCAGCTGGGTGTACTTAAGCCATAGTTGGGGAAGCCAAAGAACACTTCAAAATGTGGGGCACTTAGACCCAGAGTGGTTTTGGGCAGCAAATACCTGAGGTCTCACAGGCATCCTGATCCCATTCCTTGAGACCATTTTGCTCTGAGTGTCCTAGTACTCTGATGCTGTGATGGGAGGGACATTATTGATTATCTCCAAAATGACTTCAAGGTTATTCTCCCATTGTCTGGATGAATAGCACCTGGCTTCATTCTATTTATACTAATCTCCTTATCAAATGGTTGCTTGGCCACatcctcagttttctctcttaaacaaaattttgtatctttacatGGGTAGATTGAGTTTTCCAAATCTTTACACCCTGcattcttttaattataaatttcatctttaaatttctctcacattttacattttactataAGTAGTTAAGAGAAGCCATAAAGCACCCTGAATGTTTTTCTGCTTCgagatttcttctgccaaatatcTTAGTTCATTGCTCTTAAGTTCTGCCTTCTATGAAGTCTTAGGCCATGGACACCTTTCAAACAAGGTTTTTTGCCATCTTATGGCAGAAATGGCCTTTCTTCCAGTTTCCATGAAGATATTCCTCATTTCCacctgagacctcatcagaaCACCCTTTACTGTACATATTTCTACTGAGATACTGTTCACAACCACTTAGATAATCTTCTCTAAGACTTGGGCTCTTTCtacaatttctctttttctgagtcCTCACCAAAAGAATGCTTAATGCCCCATTCATGGCAATACAGGTTTTTTACAGCATTCACTTCAAAACTCTTCCAGCTTCTACCATTACCCATTTCAAAacttcttccacatttttaggtatttattaGAGCAACATGATACTCCTGTTACTAATTCTGACATAGCCtgttttgtgctactataacagaaactgagactggataattcatTAAAAagcagatatatatatttttttatcttatagttctgtatACTGGAaaacccaagatcaaggtgcaggcATCTGGTGTTCGGTAAGAATCTAGTCTCCACTTTCAAGATTGTGCCTTGAATGCTGCCTGCTCCAGAGGGGAGAAACACTgttcttcacatggtagaagagcAGAAGACAGAGAACTCTCTCCTAACAGTCCTTTTAATAGTTgtactaatccattcatgagggagaATCCCGTATAGCCTGCATGCCCCACTTAAGGTCACACCTTTCATACTGTTGCATTAGAAATTACATTTCCAACGTGAATTTTGAGGGACATATTTAAATGATAGAAATTACCCATCTGTTTTATcatgttgtttactttttctattaGAACACTTAGCATGTTAAACGTAgttattttaaatccttttttttttttttttttagatggagtctcactctgttgcccgggctggattacaatggcacagtcttggctcactgcaacttcaccctcccaggtttaagtgattatcctgactcagcctcctgagtagctggaactacaggagtgtgccaccatgcctggctaatttttttttttttttaaatagagatggggtttctccgtgttagccagggtggtcttgatctcctgacctcgtgatctgtccacctcagcctcccaaagtgctgggattacaggtgtgagccactgcacctagccataatcctttttttaatatttcaaactgCTGTATCATATCTGAATCTTCTTCTGATGCTTACTTTGTCTCTTCAGActgtgtgggttttttgtttgtttgtttgtcttgtttttagAAGGTCTCTTAGTTTTTTGTTGAAAGTTAGACATCATACGTTGTGTAATAGTGACTGAGATAAATCTGGTTTAATGTTTGGTTTTATGCTACTCTTGCTATGAATTAAACTGTGTTTAATGCTTGGTGTAGCTTTATGTGACAGAAGCTTCAaattcttctcttatttttcttttgtctctcttgTCAACTTTAGACTTCTCTAATGACTCCTTTTCAGAGAGAGTCTGTGTCCTGCTTCCCTATCAGTATTATCCAGTGCCATTTGATGGAGCCCTATTCATGTGTTATGAAGAACCATTTCACTTCCCCATTTCTTGCAACAGTCACTATTGgatctttctctttccttaacATGAGAACCTGGTGGGGTTCCTACACGTAAAACATATGAATGTGTGAGGAATGTACTAAGTCTGAGGCCCtagaaaattttcagttttatacTGGTCTACATTCTACCTTCAACAATTCATCAAAATTACTATTTAAAGGTTTCTAGTACCTTTTTCTTCAAATAcgaatattttctgtatttaccTATATTTTCAAGTTAAGAGATTGGCTTGCCTGGCAACCTCAGTTCTCCAATGGGTCCAAGAACGTGTTGCTTTTCAGTGattgtgtgtgcaggtgtgtgtgtgtgtgtgttgtaaggATATGTGTGACAACTTGCAGTTTCATTCCGtgttagaaatacaaagaacctaaatattttttgtacCAAACACATATATCAAGTACATTAAAGTGGATGCCTGGAGCAGGGTGTGGTGTCATGCATAAAGAATGGAAGTGGAGAGAAGGCATATAGAGGAATAAAACGAAAGCAAATAATCTACTATAATAAAACTAGAGAGCAGTCTTGCATGAACCAATTCTATGAGAGTATGCTACAAATTGAGGAAACTGATTAACTGTACATTTGCACTCAATGACTCAGCTATACAGTGGATTAAATTAGTTACTAGGAATGGAATCCACAaatctgtgcttttaaaaaatatgatcatcagaatattttgaaattaccCTATAGTTATCTGGTATTATGCTCCTTgtatctgttctgtgttctttgtgTCTTATTTTCCTACCCTCCACAGCTGAACTTCAAAATTCTCCCTCTGAGTTTCCACCGAAGGACTTTTTGAACCCCTGTATCTTTCTCCAGTAGCCACAGCCAGCCGCTGGCTGTGCTTCATTTCCTGCAGAAGCTCAGTCACTTGGGTACTTATCGGGAGCAGCTGCTAGGCAATCTGGAGGGGAAGACAGCGATGCTTTGCTTGGGGGAGGGTTGCTTATGGAGGGAGAAAGCAGAGGCAATGGAGGCATTCCGAGGTCTTGGATTGAGGGTTTTCTGAGGAGTATCAGGGTGGAAAGAGGCATGATCAGAAGTCTCCCTCTCTGGTGCCTCCACCCCTTGGGGCTTCTAAGGTAAAAGCGCTTGTGATCTTCCCAGGTCTAGGGGCCCCAGAGTCAGTGAGGGTCACTGATGAGAAAGTAGAAACACTAGGTCACTGGAATCACCCCTGTGAAAGCCGCCCGCCTCAGGAAAAGATGAACCACTACCTGACAGCCTGGCCCATATTTGTACTCCTCAAATATATCCCTCTTCTCACACTGAGAATGACTCTTGGTTCCAGAGGTGAGATAAAAGCAAAGGAATTTAAAGCTGTCAAACAATCTATGTGGAAGTGCAGTATGAGAAACAGTACAGTTGTTTTGAAAAAACGATGTCCTGGGAGTTGGAAGACCTGCCTTCTGGGCCTGAAAGCTTGGCCAAACCTTGGCATAACCTTAGAAAAGGAAAGCCATCTCTCCTGGTCTTTGTTTCTACATCCTGTTGAATTGGTGAAATGTTGTTGGCAGtgaaagttaaagaaaaagagagaaacccCGGGTAATTAGTTGACTGTAAACTCAGTATCGATCTGTGACATGATGTAACTCTGATGAAGTTAAGGTGACATTAGGCTACTTAAGGAGGGAGAtgtctgttctgttttgttctgcACTGATCAGATTGTCTGAAATACAAAGACTAATTCTTAATTATACTTTTAGAGGATATATTCAggggagagaaactgaggcagtaaaTGAGAAAACTCAAAATCAGGGAAATATATTATTAGGAGCAAAAAAgaccagaggaaaaaaatttgcttcattttattacaatagctaagatatggttACAACGAGTGAATGCTTGTTTTGTGTTAAGTAGTGTTTTAGCAACTTTGAGTGTACCgtgtcatttaattctcacactgTATCTGAGGGAATCAATGTGTGTGCCTCtgtgggtatgtatgtgtgtgtgcatatgtgtgttacCCTGTAGTAAAACTGATGAAACTGAGGTTTAATGAATGACATTAATATTTCTGACATCACACAGGGAGTGAGGATACCTGGATTCAAGTCTATGTGATTCTGGCAAAAGACCAGCCCCTAACTCATAACAGCCACAAAAGACGGCAAGAGTTTTTAAGTCTTTAAAGAATGTCACAGGTGCTCTGTCGGTCTCTAGTAGCAGAACCAGGACTTACATCTGGAAGTAAGTCCTGTATGACTTATGTGTGAAGTCATACAAGACATTTTGAAGATGAAATTCACCTCAATTATGTACTTCTTAACAAATAAAGCTGTAAGACAACTGGATGAGTATCTCACTAGAGTGAGTGACTGGAGGCACTGAAACAGAGGCGAGGCAAATATTCATCTGGGATATCTTTATGGCCATCCGTGCATGACAGAAGGTGGACTAGATGAACTCCAAGGTCATTTCCAACCCTAAGGGTTTATGGCTCTTTGATAACCAAGTTCTAGCATGTTGTAACCGCCTGTGCTCCTAAGAGTTCACTACACATGCAGTATTTATGTGAATGATTAAGACGGGCTGCTATCAACATTCCTCAGAGAaacataataaacaaaacaaaccttagaatttatttattccttacaCAGTTTTAGTCACTAAGTGCTTTACACACTTTAAACCTCATAACAACATCtcataaagtctattttttaatcattttacaaaGGGGGCATCTGAGATGCATAGTAGTTATCTTGTTTTCTCAAGTTCACAAGGCTAATAGGTTGCAGAAGAGGAACTGGAACTCAGACCCGTCTATCTCCCAACGCTTCTTCCTCACCATTCTGTTATACCACTTCCCTCTACATGGTAAAATTTCTCTTATTAATAAGAAATCTGAggcttagattaaaaaaaaaattttctatagACTCAGTAATTTCCTAGTTGCCCTATGCTCTCGCTATACCTGAACAGCATCATTTAATACTCTCAACAGTTCTCTTAAGTGGGTATTATTACTCTtgttttacaaatacaaaaatgagaagCAAAGAAACTGAGTACGTCATTTATCTTGGTGACACGCAATAATTGGCAGGACCAAAATACCTTTGCAAACCTGGATATCTTCACAACGAACTCACTTGACTCAGCTCAACAAGCAGATGTTTAATGCCAAGAACATGTTGGCTGTCTGCGATCCCTGCCATGGCTGCTACCTAATGGCAGCTGCCATTGTTAGTGACCGCATGTCCATGAGGGAGGTGGATGAGCAAATGTGTCACATCCAAAACAAGTACAGCAGCTACTTTGCTCATTGGATCCCCCACAATATGAAAAGAGCTGCCTGTGACATCCCACCCCTTGAGCTAAAAATGTCTGTTACTTTCACCAGTAACAACACAGCCATCCAGGAGCTGTTCAGGTGTATCTTGGAGCCGTTCACGGCCAAGTTCAGGTGCAAGGCCTTCCTGCACTGGTACTCAGGCAAGGGCATGCATAACATGGAGTTCACTGAGGCCGAGAGCAACATGAAGGACCTGGTGTCTGAGTATTAACAGTACCAAGACACCAcacagaggaggagagagagtttGAGGAGTGGGCCGAGGAGAAGGTGGCTTAGACCCTTCTGTTACTGGGTGAAGGGTGAAAGTagcatgtattttttaatcactCACAGTGTTTTCTATGATAGCCACACCTCACTGTGTGTGCACTTGCTGTGTGTTCACCTCTATTAAAaccttttcataaaataaaaaaactctcagagaaacataataaaatctcataaattaaacaataaaaatacataaaataaataaatgtggactGGCCAAGTTCACAGTTAAAAAGCTAAATGATTTGCTTAGAGCCTTGGGAAATCACAACCaagaatctatttttttaaaaaccttagtTAATTCTGTTTTTCACACACCAGCAATGCTCATCATAGAAAGTCAATAAGTGTGCTTGACTCTGTTTATGATGACTAGAACTTCGAATCTCATTTTCGGATTCATTCATACtccacaaacaaatggaatgagTGTTTTCTATGTGTGTTTCACGAGGTgctaatacaaagcagttttggACAAatctgtctcaaagaaaggaGAACCTGTGTCTGGACTctgacataaaaacaaaacaaaaaacgagaCTCAGGCCCAGAGGAGATCCCTTCCCAACAACAAGGAAATAAATTGATAGCAAAAGATGACTTTCTTCTGCTGAGTTCAGATTTGGCTCCTGAACTCTGCAAAAGGAAATGAGGGACTGAATTTATTTCTGAAGCGCATTTGAAAAGGGAGCCATCTTTCCTCtctggctgtttttctttttttcttttttttctttttcttttttttttttttttaagtatcaaaAGAATCCTTAGACACGTAGGGAAGATGGGTCAACCAGTCAAACCCCCATGATTTCCTTCAGTCTTCTGCACATCTCATAAGTGAGGATTTTCTCTCAGAAACCACAACAGCATGCAAGGCAAGCTCAATAGTGCAATGAGTTTTCACTGCCAAAGAGTTAGCCTCATCCTCACAGACAAGACACCAGGACAATGTTTTCCTACCATAATGTTGTGAGGAAACCTGAGCACCCAGAAATCTAGGTGACTTTCATATTTCTAGCACATTGCTCCACAAAATGTGGATTTGTAACCTTGGTAGTTCCCAAATGTTTGTATGTAATACTTGTGATGATTGAAGGCATTCTTGAAATTGAAAAGGGCACTCAAAAATTATAGATGGTACACAATTCCAGTGCTAAGGAAAAGTGAATCACATGAtggcagaattatttttatttcaattttcttccaACTGCTTTAATTAAGTCAAGGAAAAAATCCTTCCAATTTTGGGATAAAATAGGTCTTCAACACCTAATTTAACacccctttaaaagaaaaaaattgagacagattctcacttcatcactcatgctggagtgcagtggcacagtcttggctcattacagctcaacttcccaggctcaagcgatcctccatcTTCAAActgctgagtagttgggactactcagggggtgcacaccaccacacctggctgatttttatttttattttgtatatattgctctgttgcccaggctggtcgccaactcctgaactcaagcaatcctgtctGAGCCTCTTAAAGGGCtgggatatttttgtttgtttgtttttttaacaaagaagaaacagacctcatctcaagatccttggGCCACTAAAATATCTAACTAGGATTCAATCAAATTTAAAGCTACAGTTGATCCTCATTATCTGTGGATTCcgtatttgtgaattcatctactTGCTAAAATCTACTTGCAATTCCGAAATACTCACAAAGTTTCTGCAGTCATTCAAACATGTTCAAAGTAGTGAGAAAGTTTGAGTTATTCTACATGCTTGTTTTCAGCTTATGTTGAGTAACGTAACATTCTGTCTTCTTGTTTCAGATCCCACGCAAGTGTCCTTTACATGGTCTATTTAGTGTTACGTTTTTGgattttggtgggttttattGCTAGTGATTTTGTTGTTGAAAATGGCTTCTAAACACAGTACTGAAGGGCTGTCTAGTGTTCCTAAGCACTGTAATGCTGCAATGTGCCTTACAGAGAAAAAACATATGTTAGATAAGCTttgttcaggcatgagttataaTGCTGTTGACTGTGAGTTGAATGTTAAAGAATtgacaatatatattaaataacgCATCTTTAAACAGAAACGTACATGAAACACATgtatgtattgattgattgataacAACACGTGACTACAGGCTGGAAGGAACTTAATTTAACCCTgtgcttttcagtttatttcctcAAATGCGCCTCACTATGTGAGAAGTAATTGGGTGAAATAATTCATTATTCACTGATTCTATGTTTGCAGACACTTTATAAAACATAACTACTATGAATAATGACAGTCTAATTCTCTTTTAGGCAAGtgacttaaaattttctttttatgatggtattatttaaatgaatttatttaaattaaaagcaagtcaatttaaataaaaacacttaagTTAAAAAGAATGGTACAGGGTACAGGTTGTTTACTGTCATAGCAAAACTTGAAAGCAGTAAGGGAAAACCTGAAGTCTGTGGGTCACTAGTTTAGCCAAAGCTTTCTGAGTCATCTTGCCAGAAGATTTTACCAGTTATTGAGCCTTGGTGTCCTTATCTCTGAAATGATTATTATACCATCTCACATAGTGAGCTGCATTTgaggaaataaactgaaaagcacTTTTAAACCTACCTAAGAgcaggccatggtggctcatgtctgtaatcccagcactttgggaggctgagacgggtggatcacctgaggtcagaagttcaagaccagcctggccaacatgttgaaacccagtctatactaaaaatacaacaattagctgggcatggtggtgcatgcctgtagtcccagctactcaggtggttgaggcacgagaatcgcttgaacccaggaggctgaggttacactgagccgagatcatgccgctgcactccagcctgggtgacagagcaagactcatcttaaaataaaacaaaacacctacCTAAGAACCTTATCAATAGGAATGAGGCATCGCCACAATGACTGTTGTTTCCTCTTGTTGACAGATTGTGAGGATTACCAGCTAATCTGAGCTCCTATGCTACTGCAGTTCCATctgtcagaagaaaagaaaagaagaagaaaaaaagcacagcTGACATGCCCCCCCCCACCTCCATTACCCactaataatgaaaaagtaatgATCTTTTTTCCCATGTTGGTGAATATTTTCCCTGTCAACTCTGATATGCTCATAATGCTGGCAGACAGATTATTTATGACCAgggaaattaaatattatttcatttctcctaATACAATCTGTGGCGTCTCCCAGCTCCCAATTCCTTCCCATTAAGGTTATTGTCTTTTCTGCTCCAATTGGCTGCATGCTGTTGGGTTGTAACAGCACTGGCAGAATGCTTGGAGCATAATGGAGGTGGGAGAAATGGTGTAATTTGCAAGACTGCCTTCCCCGTCTCATCTAAATGAAGACATTTGGTCCCTGCGAGTCAAAACCCATTTTGATGAGTCTAGATGCATTTGGACTAATGGAAAAGGACA is a genomic window of Chlorocebus sabaeus isolate Y175 chromosome 12, mChlSab1.0.hap1, whole genome shotgun sequence containing:
- the LOC119618546 gene encoding LOW QUALITY PROTEIN: tubulin beta chain (The sequence of the model RefSeq protein was modified relative to this genomic sequence to represent the inferred CDS: inserted 1 base in 1 codon; substituted 1 base at 1 genomic stop codon); translated protein: IGRTKIPLQTWISSQRTHLTQLNKQMFNAKNMLAVCDPCHGCYLMAAAIVSDRMSMREVDEQMCHIQNKYSSYFAHWIPHNMKRAACDIPPLELKMSVTFTSNNTAIQELFRCILEPFTAKFRCKAFLHWYSGKGMHNMEFTEAESNMKDLVSEYXQYQDTTXEEEREFEEWAEEKVA